Proteins from one Algicella marina genomic window:
- a CDS encoding COG4223 family protein: MTETSSETAETDAEASERASVGSVPDEASVGETETGPMADGNNSDEDEPVSDPKPGDELSAALAGSALLSKGTVAEPQESFETEEEIEVEHADESSGTLAGKVLTGLVLLIAGIGIGLWGAPKLAPHIPNGLAPVRTWLLPGEGAVRAELEAVRAEMDARFAALPKPVDAETISAELRGAVSAQAEDFEAQIASLSDQIAGADSEAIEARLNQLETRLAGISGQIESFGDLAAVEGLSEDSLAEISQFSSAIAGMRAEISEMAAKNGALSQRLEEVAASANRRVEEAEIAVAEAEVSAEDAERTAAVRSSIATIRASLAAGSPYQEAVDIVVADGNADVPQILTENAESGFATMTELRASFGDAALDAIRAEIKAEAGGPVSRFGAFLQSQVAARSLTPKEGNSTDAIVSRMSAALDDGNLERALTEAEDLSEAASAAMAGWLQKAHDRANAAAAIEDLSVATLGTN; the protein is encoded by the coding sequence GTGACCGAGACTTCTTCAGAAACAGCCGAAACAGATGCCGAGGCCAGCGAGCGCGCTTCTGTGGGTTCGGTTCCGGATGAGGCGTCCGTAGGCGAGACCGAAACCGGCCCCATGGCCGACGGGAATAATTCCGACGAAGATGAACCCGTTTCCGATCCTAAACCAGGCGACGAACTTTCGGCGGCGTTGGCTGGCTCGGCGTTGTTGTCAAAGGGTACTGTCGCAGAGCCGCAAGAGAGTTTCGAAACCGAGGAAGAGATTGAGGTGGAGCACGCCGACGAGTCTTCCGGCACGCTCGCCGGGAAGGTCCTTACCGGTCTGGTGCTGTTGATCGCCGGCATCGGGATCGGCCTGTGGGGCGCACCGAAACTTGCGCCGCATATACCGAATGGACTGGCACCGGTCCGGACGTGGTTGCTTCCAGGCGAGGGTGCGGTTCGCGCGGAACTGGAGGCGGTCAGGGCGGAAATGGACGCGCGATTTGCCGCCCTGCCGAAACCTGTGGACGCAGAGACTATTTCGGCAGAGTTGCGTGGCGCGGTGAGTGCCCAGGCAGAGGATTTCGAGGCGCAAATCGCTTCGCTGTCCGACCAGATCGCGGGTGCAGACAGCGAAGCGATTGAGGCGCGGCTCAACCAGTTGGAGACACGCCTTGCCGGGATCTCCGGCCAGATTGAATCGTTTGGAGACCTCGCCGCTGTCGAGGGCCTTTCCGAAGATTCACTTGCCGAAATATCCCAATTTTCGTCCGCAATCGCCGGTATGAGAGCAGAGATTTCGGAAATGGCCGCGAAGAACGGCGCACTTTCTCAACGTTTGGAGGAAGTGGCCGCGTCTGCGAATAGACGCGTGGAAGAAGCGGAGATTGCAGTTGCCGAAGCAGAGGTTTCTGCCGAAGACGCTGAGAGAACTGCTGCCGTCCGCTCCTCCATAGCTACGATCCGGGCATCGCTGGCGGCGGGCAGTCCCTATCAGGAAGCCGTCGATATCGTCGTAGCTGACGGAAATGCCGACGTTCCGCAAATTCTTACAGAGAACGCCGAGAGCGGCTTTGCCACAATGACAGAACTACGGGCGTCGTTTGGCGACGCGGCACTTGATGCGATTCGTGCCGAGATCAAGGCTGAAGCCGGCGGGCCGGTCTCGCGCTTTGGCGCTTTCCTGCAATCGCAGGTGGCGGCGCGTTCACTGACACCAAAGGAGGGCAACTCGACCGACGCAATTGTCAGCCGGATGAGTGCGGCTCTTGATGACGGAAATCTCGAAAGGGCTCTGACTGAGGCGGAGGACCTTAGCGAAGCTGCTTCTGCGGCAATGGCCGGATGGTTGCAGAAGGCGCACGACCGAGCCAATGCTGCTGCCGCCATCGAAGACCTGAGCGTTGCGACGCTCGGCACCAATTGA
- a CDS encoding heme biosynthesis protein HemY, producing the protein MIWSLVKILFFIGIAAALAFGAGLLMETPGGVRLAFNGQEWTLTPLAFLISLILLMIVIWLILKLAGLCVAVVRFLLGDKTAINRYFDRRAERRGFDALGDSLMALASGDARKAQSSALKAEKLLNRPELTHLVSAQAAEANGNHARAAEIYKAMLSNEKSRFLAIKGLLKQQLDAGNTDTALRLAEKAFAINPKHDEIGDTLFTLQSRKSDWSGARTTLAAKVRQSALPKDVGKRREAVLLVADAIVAKEAGEVARARDAAYQANRVAPDFVPAAALAARLHIDAGEPRKASKILKRAWSTNPHPDLAAAFAEIAPAETPIERSNRFKPLLAMNADDAESKLVGAELALAAEDFPGARRALGPLAEEDPTTRSLAIMAAIEKGEGASDIVVRGWLAKALSVPRGECWICSNCHTVHADWSPVCDACESFDTMAWARPVETGQGENSTVAMLPLIIGALEDRTEEEDLTWTEPEPDTGPAVAEPEVKAEKPAPKPDWVEADAVMDTVNEDDEVSPSAAKAAS; encoded by the coding sequence ATGATCTGGTCGCTCGTCAAGATATTGTTCTTTATCGGTATTGCTGCGGCTCTGGCATTTGGTGCCGGGTTGCTGATGGAAACGCCTGGCGGCGTTCGCCTTGCCTTCAATGGGCAGGAGTGGACGCTGACGCCGCTGGCATTCCTGATCTCCCTGATCCTGCTTATGATCGTCATCTGGTTGATACTCAAGCTTGCGGGTCTGTGCGTTGCCGTTGTGCGTTTTCTGTTGGGAGACAAGACGGCCATCAACCGGTACTTCGACCGCAGGGCTGAGCGTCGGGGCTTCGATGCCTTGGGCGATAGCCTGATGGCCCTTGCATCCGGCGATGCTCGCAAAGCGCAGTCCAGCGCACTCAAGGCTGAGAAATTGCTGAATCGTCCGGAGTTGACTCATTTGGTCAGTGCTCAGGCGGCGGAGGCCAACGGCAATCACGCACGGGCTGCAGAAATCTACAAGGCGATGCTTTCAAACGAAAAGTCGCGATTTCTGGCCATCAAGGGACTGTTGAAACAACAGCTTGACGCTGGAAACACCGATACTGCCTTGCGTCTTGCCGAGAAGGCATTTGCGATCAATCCGAAACACGATGAGATCGGCGATACGCTGTTTACTCTTCAGTCAAGAAAGAGCGATTGGTCCGGAGCGCGAACTACTCTGGCTGCAAAAGTACGGCAGTCCGCCTTGCCCAAGGACGTCGGCAAACGTCGAGAGGCGGTGCTTCTTGTTGCCGATGCGATCGTCGCCAAAGAGGCCGGCGAAGTTGCCCGTGCCCGTGATGCGGCGTACCAGGCCAACAGGGTTGCCCCCGATTTCGTTCCGGCGGCGGCCCTCGCGGCGAGGCTACATATCGATGCCGGTGAGCCGCGGAAGGCTTCCAAGATCCTCAAGCGTGCCTGGTCGACCAATCCGCATCCGGATTTAGCGGCCGCTTTTGCCGAGATCGCGCCTGCAGAAACGCCGATTGAACGCAGCAATCGATTTAAACCACTGCTTGCAATGAATGCGGATGATGCCGAGAGCAAGCTTGTCGGTGCTGAATTGGCACTTGCGGCAGAGGATTTCCCTGGCGCGCGGCGGGCGCTCGGCCCCCTCGCTGAAGAAGATCCGACTACACGATCACTGGCGATCATGGCGGCCATCGAAAAAGGCGAAGGTGCTTCGGACATTGTGGTGCGCGGTTGGCTGGCAAAGGCATTGAGTGTGCCGAGAGGTGAGTGCTGGATCTGCTCGAACTGCCATACAGTCCATGCCGATTGGTCGCCGGTCTGTGATGCATGTGAGAGTTTCGACACCATGGCCTGGGCTCGGCCCGTCGAGACCGGCCAGGGCGAGAACAGTACTGTAGCCATGTTGCCGCTGATCATCGGGGCACTTGAGGACCGGACCGAAGAAGAGGATCTGACATGGACGGAACCGGAACCGGATACGGGCCCGGCGGTTGCAGAGCCGGAAGTTAAGGCGGAAAAGCCCGCACCGAAGCCGGATTGGGTTGAGGCGGATGCTGTGATGGACACCGTAAATGAAGATGACGAAGTGTCACCTTCTGCTGCGAAGGCGGCGTCCTGA
- a CDS encoding aminotransferase class IV, with product MDTHDTALTTHDAEQDARNRDIRIYVNGDIVHRNEAKVSVYDSGFMLGDGIWEGLRLYNGKWAFFDEHMDRFFNSCKTISLDVGMTKPEVLDALCRTAAANGMTHDVHCRLMLSRGVKDKPFQHPSLSRSGPTMVIIMEHSKPVETLAREGIRLATVPQVRGLPMSQDPKLNSHSKLNCIIACLQAEAAGADEALMLDPNGFVNTTNACNFFIVRRGEVWTSTGDYCMNGVTRQKVIDLCRENNIPILEKNFSLFEAYGADEAFLTGTFGAQTPVASIDGKQIGDKSRPITERIRHLYKLLVQRETT from the coding sequence ATGGATACTCACGATACCGCCCTCACAACCCACGATGCCGAACAGGACGCGCGGAACCGGGACATCCGGATCTACGTGAACGGCGATATCGTTCATCGCAACGAGGCAAAGGTATCCGTCTACGATTCTGGGTTTATGCTGGGCGATGGTATCTGGGAGGGTCTGCGCCTCTACAATGGCAAGTGGGCGTTCTTTGACGAGCACATGGATCGCTTCTTCAATTCATGCAAAACCATTTCTCTTGATGTCGGTATGACGAAGCCGGAAGTCCTGGATGCGCTTTGCAGAACAGCCGCTGCCAACGGTATGACCCACGACGTCCATTGCCGCCTGATGCTCTCCCGTGGCGTCAAGGACAAGCCCTTCCAGCACCCGTCCCTGAGCCGCTCCGGTCCGACGATGGTGATTATTATGGAACACTCGAAGCCGGTCGAAACCCTTGCGCGGGAAGGCATTCGTCTCGCCACGGTTCCGCAGGTTCGGGGGTTGCCGATGAGCCAGGACCCGAAGCTCAACAGCCACTCCAAGCTCAACTGCATTATTGCCTGCCTACAGGCGGAAGCTGCCGGCGCCGACGAAGCCCTGATGCTCGACCCGAACGGCTTCGTCAATACGACGAATGCCTGCAACTTCTTCATCGTCCGGCGAGGAGAAGTCTGGACCTCTACCGGTGACTATTGCATGAACGGCGTAACACGACAGAAGGTTATCGACCTCTGCCGAGAGAACAACATTCCCATACTGGAAAAGAACTTTTCTCTGTTCGAGGCATACGGTGCCGACGAAGCTTTTCTGACAGGCACCTTCGGCGCCCAAACCCCAGTCGCATCGATTGATGGCAAGCAGATTGGCGACAAATCTCGGCCGATAACAGAGCGCATCCGTCACCTCTACAAACTTCTCGTGCAGCGAGAGACAACGTAA
- a CDS encoding TAXI family TRAP transporter solute-binding subunit has protein sequence MVTPCHLTQTLICEQRKQTGKKMAFDFKVALLSAFGALSFASLAQAQEFITIGTAGQTGVYYVVGQSICQLVNRESAENGLKCTAPATGGSIANLNGIRAGDLNFGVVQSDWQYHAMNGTSTFEDAGPNGDLRSILSAHADIVTVLARTDADIATIQDLKGKRVNIGNPGSGSRATAEVLLDAVGIDTTDLALAAELKSAEQSAALCDDKVEAIMFSAGHPVGNITEATVSCETRFIQVDGPEVDELIEATPYYAAATIPAGLYRGQKAEIRSYGPLATLVSSTNTSEEAVYAVVKALFDNFERFKKLHPAFANLNEGDMITNGIMAPLHDGAIRYYKERGWM, from the coding sequence GTGGTGACACCGTGCCACCTCACGCAGACACTGATCTGCGAGCAACGAAAACAGACAGGAAAAAAAATGGCGTTTGATTTCAAAGTTGCACTCCTCTCCGCATTCGGCGCACTGAGCTTCGCATCGTTAGCACAGGCGCAGGAGTTCATAACGATCGGAACAGCAGGCCAGACCGGTGTCTACTACGTGGTTGGTCAATCGATCTGCCAGTTGGTCAACCGGGAGTCCGCGGAAAACGGTTTGAAATGTACAGCACCTGCGACTGGCGGTTCGATCGCCAATTTGAACGGTATCCGTGCAGGTGATCTCAATTTCGGGGTAGTCCAATCCGACTGGCAATACCACGCTATGAACGGAACAAGTACTTTCGAGGATGCTGGCCCGAATGGCGACTTGCGTTCTATCCTGTCGGCCCATGCTGACATCGTTACCGTCCTCGCGCGGACAGACGCAGATATCGCAACGATACAGGATCTGAAAGGCAAGCGCGTCAACATTGGCAATCCGGGTTCGGGCTCCCGCGCCACGGCCGAAGTGCTTCTGGACGCTGTTGGAATTGACACAACCGATCTGGCTTTGGCCGCCGAATTGAAGTCGGCCGAACAGTCGGCCGCCCTTTGCGATGACAAGGTTGAAGCGATCATGTTTTCGGCCGGCCATCCTGTCGGCAACATTACCGAAGCCACCGTCTCGTGTGAAACACGGTTTATTCAGGTAGACGGCCCGGAGGTCGATGAACTGATTGAGGCCACACCGTACTACGCCGCTGCGACCATTCCGGCCGGTCTCTATCGGGGGCAGAAAGCAGAGATTCGAAGCTATGGACCTCTGGCAACGCTGGTGTCCTCTACGAACACGAGCGAGGAGGCTGTTTATGCCGTCGTAAAGGCTTTGTTCGACAACTTCGAACGCTTCAAGAAACTGCACCCCGCGTTCGCCAACCTGAACGAAGGAGACATGATCACCAACGGCATCATGGCACCACTGCACGACGGAGCCATCCGCTACTACAAGGAGCGTGGCTGGATGTAG
- a CDS encoding ABC transporter ATP-binding protein, which yields MTQAVMQATNLQRHYTVSTGLLRKSRLLQAVGGVDFELYAGRTLAVVGESGCGKSTLARMVAMIEEPTDGQLVLDGKPVLPTDWASLRKSVQIVFQDPYGSLNPRQRIGAILCEPLVINHSETSRKERESKARQMLEMVGLRPEHFDRYPHMFSGGQRQRIAIARALMLDPKVLVLDEPVSALDLSIQSAILNLLTELQDRLGLSYLFISHDLSVVRHVADDVIVMYLGRAVERGSKQDVLDAPMHPYTKALLSATPRAEPGAAKNRINLKGELPSPLNVPQGCPFAPRCWKAETKCRAERPKLSDASHSAACFFPENTPEGA from the coding sequence ATGACGCAAGCAGTTATGCAGGCAACTAACCTTCAAAGGCACTACACCGTCAGCACCGGCCTCTTGAGGAAATCCCGGCTGCTTCAGGCCGTCGGTGGCGTCGACTTTGAGCTATACGCTGGGCGCACGCTCGCCGTGGTCGGAGAAAGTGGGTGCGGGAAGTCCACGTTGGCGCGGATGGTCGCAATGATCGAAGAGCCGACGGACGGGCAATTGGTACTCGACGGTAAACCGGTTTTGCCAACTGACTGGGCAAGTTTGCGCAAATCCGTTCAGATTGTTTTTCAGGATCCCTATGGCTCGCTCAATCCCCGCCAGCGGATCGGAGCAATCCTTTGCGAACCACTTGTGATCAATCATTCGGAAACTTCCCGAAAGGAGCGTGAATCCAAGGCGCGCCAAATGTTGGAAATGGTCGGCTTGCGCCCGGAACATTTCGACCGATACCCGCACATGTTCTCCGGCGGGCAACGTCAGCGGATTGCGATCGCCAGAGCCCTCATGTTGGATCCCAAGGTGCTCGTGCTTGATGAACCGGTTTCCGCCCTCGACCTTTCAATTCAGAGTGCCATCCTCAATCTCCTTACGGAACTTCAGGATCGACTTGGCCTATCCTATCTGTTCATCAGCCACGATCTCAGCGTCGTGCGTCATGTCGCCGACGATGTGATCGTGATGTATCTTGGTCGTGCCGTTGAAAGAGGCTCGAAGCAAGATGTCCTCGACGCTCCTATGCACCCATATACAAAGGCTTTGCTTTCTGCCACGCCACGAGCTGAGCCGGGTGCGGCGAAAAACCGTATCAACCTGAAGGGCGAACTTCCTTCGCCACTCAATGTGCCGCAGGGCTGCCCCTTTGCACCACGGTGCTGGAAAGCAGAGACCAAATGCCGGGCTGAACGTCCAAAGCTTTCCGACGCATCACATTCTGCGGCGTGCTTTTTTCCGGAGAACACACCGGAAGGCGCTTGA
- a CDS encoding ABC transporter ATP-binding protein, with the protein MPLLRIRNLSVDFTTASGKFRAVDGVDQDVDTGEILAIVGESGSGKSVSMLALMGLLPWTASVSADEISFDGHDLLTMTRQSRRQIIGKELAMIFQEPMSSLNPCFTVGWQVKEALRFHLGLNRADRQRRAIELFEQVGIPDPERRLSAFPHQMSGGMNQRVMIAMAIACKPKLLIADEPTTALDVTIQAQILDLLRSLREETGMGLVLITHDMGVVAETAERVSVQYAGQKVEEQSVYSLFHSPHHPYSVALLDALPERATERLLPTIPGMVPGQFDRPEGCLFSPRCRFADDKCRAHSPKQQNAQLGFAKCFYPRNTAERNAS; encoded by the coding sequence ATGCCCCTTCTGCGCATCCGCAACCTGAGTGTCGATTTCACGACCGCATCCGGCAAGTTTCGCGCTGTCGATGGCGTCGATCAGGATGTTGATACCGGCGAAATTTTGGCAATCGTCGGAGAGAGCGGCTCCGGTAAGTCAGTTTCAATGCTGGCCTTGATGGGACTCCTGCCATGGACCGCATCTGTGTCCGCCGATGAGATCAGCTTCGATGGCCATGATCTTTTGACGATGACCAGACAATCACGACGTCAGATCATCGGCAAGGAGCTGGCGATGATCTTTCAGGAACCGATGTCTTCGCTCAATCCATGCTTCACCGTCGGTTGGCAGGTAAAAGAAGCGCTGCGTTTTCATCTCGGCCTGAACCGAGCAGACCGTCAGAGGCGAGCCATTGAGCTATTTGAACAAGTCGGCATTCCTGATCCGGAACGGCGGCTCTCGGCATTTCCGCATCAGATGTCCGGCGGTATGAACCAACGCGTGATGATCGCCATGGCCATCGCGTGCAAACCCAAACTTCTGATCGCGGACGAACCAACTACGGCTCTGGACGTCACCATTCAGGCGCAGATTCTCGATCTGCTTCGCAGCCTTCGCGAGGAAACGGGAATGGGTTTGGTATTGATCACACATGACATGGGCGTCGTTGCCGAAACAGCGGAGCGTGTCAGCGTTCAGTATGCCGGTCAGAAGGTCGAGGAACAGTCGGTCTATTCGCTGTTCCACAGCCCTCACCATCCTTATTCAGTTGCTCTTCTCGACGCCCTGCCCGAGCGGGCCACGGAACGTCTCCTGCCGACCATACCTGGAATGGTTCCGGGCCAATTTGACCGCCCGGAAGGTTGCCTGTTCTCACCTCGCTGCAGGTTTGCCGATGACAAGTGCCGGGCGCATTCTCCGAAACAGCAGAACGCGCAACTCGGCTTTGCAAAATGTTTTTATCCGCGCAACACGGCGGAAAGGAATGCTTCATGA
- a CDS encoding ABC transporter permease subunit, producing MAHSAMLQQPKARSGSLHEFWFYFRENRGAVIGLWIFAVFAFLALFGPWIAPHDATMQYRSAALQPPVWQEGGTWEYLLGTDPLGRDMLSRLIVGARFSFFVGVIVVSIAASGGIVVGLIAGFAPKWLDTVIMRIMDIILAFPSLLLALVLVAILGPSLVNAMVAIAIVLQPHYVRLTRASVLSERQKDYVTSARVAGAGLGRLMFVTVLPNCLAPIIVQAALSFSTAILDAAALGFLGMGAQPPTPEWGTMLAEAREFILRAWWVVTFPGLAILVTVLAINLMGDGLRDALDPKLRRS from the coding sequence ATGGCGCATTCCGCAATGCTACAGCAACCCAAAGCGCGCAGCGGAAGCCTGCACGAGTTTTGGTTCTATTTCCGGGAAAACCGCGGGGCGGTCATCGGTCTGTGGATATTTGCAGTTTTCGCATTCCTTGCACTTTTCGGCCCCTGGATCGCCCCGCATGACGCCACGATGCAGTATCGCTCCGCCGCGCTTCAGCCGCCCGTCTGGCAAGAGGGTGGCACATGGGAGTATCTACTGGGTACCGACCCGCTGGGCCGAGACATGCTTTCTCGCCTTATTGTCGGCGCCCGGTTCTCATTTTTCGTTGGAGTCATCGTGGTCAGCATTGCTGCCTCCGGAGGCATCGTAGTCGGACTTATCGCAGGCTTCGCGCCAAAATGGCTGGACACTGTGATCATGCGGATCATGGACATCATTCTGGCCTTCCCGTCATTGCTACTTGCTCTAGTGCTGGTGGCGATACTCGGCCCTTCTCTGGTCAATGCGATGGTCGCGATCGCGATCGTACTGCAACCACATTACGTTCGGTTGACCCGCGCCAGCGTCCTATCCGAAAGACAGAAGGATTATGTGACTTCCGCGCGTGTGGCCGGTGCCGGTCTCGGCCGGCTCATGTTCGTGACGGTACTGCCCAATTGCCTGGCACCGATCATCGTACAGGCGGCCCTTTCGTTCTCGACGGCCATTCTCGATGCTGCAGCACTCGGATTTCTGGGAATGGGTGCCCAGCCGCCAACGCCAGAGTGGGGCACAATGCTGGCCGAGGCTCGTGAATTCATCCTCAGGGCTTGGTGGGTTGTGACCTTCCCGGGCCTTGCGATCCTCGTAACCGTTCTCGCAATCAACCTGATGGGTGACGGGTTGCGTGATGCGCTTGACCCGAAATTGCGGAGGAGTTGA
- a CDS encoding ABC transporter permease subunit, giving the protein MLNYFVSRLLTFVPTFIGVTLISFAFIRVLPGDPIIVMAGERGLTPERYAELSAQFGFDRPVYIQFWDYLTGVLRGDLGESFVTKRPVWDEFFTLFPATVELSLCAMVIAVVIGLPAGVIAAVNRGKFFDRALMSTALVGYSMPIFWWALLLIIVFSGMLQWTPVSGRIDLIYYFPNATGFMLIDSLASGQSGAFASAVRHLLLPSIVLGTIPLAVIARQTRSAMLEVLGEDYIRTARAKGLTARRINGVHALRNALIPVITVIGLSVGTLLAGAILTETIFSWPGIGKWMVDSIFRRDYPVVQGGLLLIAVMVMVVNLTVDVLYGVINPKIRKR; this is encoded by the coding sequence ATGCTAAACTACTTTGTCAGTCGTCTCCTGACCTTCGTCCCGACGTTCATCGGCGTGACGCTGATCTCTTTTGCCTTCATCAGGGTTTTACCCGGCGATCCCATCATAGTAATGGCCGGTGAACGCGGGCTAACGCCGGAGAGGTATGCCGAACTATCTGCGCAATTCGGGTTTGACAGGCCAGTGTACATCCAGTTTTGGGACTACCTGACTGGGGTACTGCGTGGCGATCTTGGTGAGTCATTTGTCACCAAGAGACCGGTCTGGGATGAATTCTTTACATTGTTTCCAGCAACCGTGGAGTTGTCGTTGTGCGCAATGGTCATTGCTGTGGTGATCGGCCTACCCGCTGGCGTCATCGCCGCCGTAAACCGTGGCAAGTTTTTTGACCGTGCCCTGATGTCCACCGCACTCGTCGGCTATTCAATGCCGATTTTCTGGTGGGCACTCCTCTTGATCATAGTGTTTTCCGGAATGCTGCAGTGGACCCCTGTCTCCGGCCGGATCGACCTAATCTACTATTTTCCGAATGCCACCGGTTTCATGTTGATAGACAGCCTGGCATCTGGCCAGAGCGGAGCCTTTGCCTCTGCTGTGCGGCACCTGCTGTTGCCGTCTATTGTGCTCGGAACCATTCCGCTGGCTGTGATAGCGCGCCAGACCCGCTCCGCAATGCTGGAGGTTCTCGGAGAGGACTACATCCGCACGGCCAGAGCAAAGGGCCTTACCGCACGGCGTATCAATGGTGTCCACGCCCTACGCAATGCGTTGATCCCGGTAATAACGGTCATCGGCCTCTCTGTCGGAACTTTGCTGGCGGGTGCCATCCTCACGGAAACGATTTTCAGTTGGCCCGGCATCGGCAAATGGATGGTCGACAGCATTTTCCGCCGCGACTACCCCGTTGTTCAGGGAGGGCTGTTGCTGATTGCCGTGATGGTGATGGTGGTAAACCTGACGGTTGACGTTCTCTATGGTGTGATCAACCCGAAGATCAGGAAACGATAA
- a CDS encoding M24 family metallopeptidase, giving the protein MPALSNRLEEYRKVALALDVDALALVPGPNFTRVVQHLFMSNERPFVLVIPRDGDPAALVPNLELRSWDLVGFEGAVFDWRDQDGYDAAFADMLRHLHIRSLAVEGQVMRVFTHHALLRAQPGLEIIDAEQEISGLRMVKTKEDVAALQSAIGISERALVRTLESVRIGQTEKQIEQTLIQALFAEGAEDQAFHPIVAAGNGSALPHAKARADYVVQPGDALLLDFGARKDGFAADITRTVFLQHASDEAQDVYDTVLRANRRGFEITRAGITAHQVDDAVIGILEASPYADRIRTKTGHGLGRDVHEAPYIMRGNHSVLPAGTVFTNEPGLYKIGSFGVRIEDDVLVTENGCTSLTQFPKELTILPC; this is encoded by the coding sequence ATGCCAGCACTCAGCAACCGACTTGAAGAATACCGCAAGGTCGCGCTTGCCCTTGATGTGGATGCGTTGGCACTCGTTCCCGGGCCGAACTTCACCCGTGTGGTACAACATCTGTTCATGAGCAACGAGCGGCCTTTTGTTCTTGTGATCCCTCGCGACGGAGACCCGGCAGCACTCGTCCCCAACCTTGAGTTGCGGAGTTGGGATCTGGTCGGATTCGAAGGTGCTGTATTTGACTGGCGGGATCAGGACGGCTACGACGCCGCCTTCGCAGACATGCTACGACATCTGCATATCCGTTCACTCGCAGTTGAAGGCCAAGTTATGCGGGTGTTCACACACCATGCGTTACTGCGTGCGCAACCCGGTCTGGAGATCATTGATGCCGAGCAGGAGATCTCAGGTCTGCGCATGGTCAAGACAAAGGAAGATGTAGCCGCATTGCAATCGGCCATCGGGATATCCGAACGCGCCCTTGTGCGAACGCTGGAGAGCGTGCGGATTGGCCAGACCGAAAAGCAGATCGAACAGACATTGATCCAGGCGCTGTTTGCGGAAGGCGCCGAAGATCAGGCATTTCACCCAATCGTCGCGGCCGGCAACGGCTCTGCGCTCCCGCATGCAAAGGCACGGGCAGACTACGTCGTCCAGCCCGGCGACGCGCTGCTCCTCGATTTCGGCGCGAGGAAGGACGGGTTTGCGGCTGATATCACCCGGACTGTCTTTTTGCAGCACGCCAGCGATGAAGCGCAGGATGTGTATGATACGGTTCTCAGGGCAAACCGCAGGGGGTTCGAGATCACCCGCGCGGGCATCACCGCTCATCAGGTAGACGATGCGGTGATCGGTATACTGGAGGCTTCTCCCTACGCCGACAGAATACGCACGAAAACCGGCCACGGCCTTGGTCGGGATGTTCATGAGGCGCCATATATCATGCGTGGTAACCACTCGGTTTTGCCGGCCGGCACTGTCTTCACCAATGAACCCGGTCTCTACAAGATCGGCAGTTTTGGCGTGAGGATCGAGGATGATGTGTTGGTGACCGAAAACGGCTGCACATCGCTGACACAGTTTCCGAAGGAGCTAACGATCCTGCCATGCTAA